A genomic segment from Acipenser ruthenus chromosome 5, fAciRut3.2 maternal haplotype, whole genome shotgun sequence encodes:
- the LOC117402874 gene encoding potassium channel subfamily K member 16-like — protein MSQFTAGSVRVSGSMLLVLGYLLYLLLGATIFQALEKQAESQTRDHFQLEKLKFLKNYTCLDRPALEKLVEVILDAWGKGVNPSGNSTNPSNWDFSSSFFFAGSVVTTIGYGNLSPSTVSGQVFCVFYALFGIPLNLAFLNQLGKGLTAHLGWLKRSVQTLGNHGKLKMLTVSFFLILGTLLFLVFPPLLFSYVEGWTYGEGFYYAFITLSTIGFGDYVVGTDPEKHYISAYHSLAGMWIIFGLAWLAVLCNLGPCLMERLFQLKQSWSEPCRAGPQDGKEGDVLDQRAMQSPI, from the exons ATGTCCCAGTTCACAGCAGGCAGTGTGCGGGTGAGCGGGAGTATGCTGCTGGTGCTTGGCTACTTGCTGTACCTGCTGTTAGGCGCCACCATCTTCCAAGCGCTGGAGAAGCAGGCAGAGAGCCAGACACGAGACCACTTCCAGCTTGAGAAGCTCAAGTTTCTGAAGAACTACACCTGCTTGGATAGACCAGCCCTGGAGAAGCTTGTAGAG gTTATCCTGGATGCCTGGGGGAAAGGAGTGAACCCATCTGGGAATTCAACAAACCCCAGCAACTGGGACTTCAGCAGTTCCTTTTTCTTCGCTGGCTCTGTCGTCACAACTATAG GCTATGGGAACCTGTCCCCCAGCACAGTGAGTGGGCAGGTATTCTGTGTGTTCTACGCTCTCTTCGGGATCCCCTTGAACCTGGCCTTCCTTAACCAGCTGGGCAAAGGGCTGACCGCACACCTTGGCTGGCTGAAGAGGAGTGTTCAGACCCTAGGGAACCATGGG AAACTGAAGATGCTGACCGTGTCCTTCTTCCTAATATTGGGGACGCTGCTGTTCCTGGTCTTTCCCCCGCTATTATTCAGCTACGTGGAGGGCTGGACATATGGAGAGGGATTCTACTACGCCTTCATCACACTCAGCACCATTGGCTTTGGGGATTACGTTGTAG GAACAGACCCAGAGAAGCACTACATCTCAGCGTACCACAGCCTGGCTGGGATGTGGATCATCTTCGGGCTAGCCTGGCTGGCAGTGCTGTGTAACCTGGGGCCCTGTCTGATGGAGAGGCTTTTTCAACTGAAGCAAAGCTGGAGCGAGCCCTGTAGAGCTGGGCCACAGGATGGGAAGGAGGGTGACGTCCTGGACCAGAGAGCCATGCAGAGCCCAATCTGA